In Amycolatopsis methanolica 239, a single genomic region encodes these proteins:
- a CDS encoding amino acid deaminase/aldolase, with translation MTTSATTYDTVTKDLDPPLALVDLAAFDANAADLVERAAGLPIRLVSKSVRCRYLIERALATPGFAGLMCYSLAEALWHAGLGTSDDILVAYPTADFGALRALAADERARATITIVVDSAEHLDLVDAALGHDHPEIRVCLELDASWRPLPFVHVGTRRSPVFTAKQAAALARKIVARQGFRLTGLMAYEGQIAGLGDATGSRVNDLAVRWMQCRSSAELSRRRTAAVEAVREVTDLEFVNGGGSGSIELTRADRVVTEVAAGSGLIGSTLFDGYTRFRPQPAVLFALPVVHKPSRRIATLYSGGFVASGPASASRLPSPYLPEGLRLLPFEGAGEVQTPVTGKAARDLRVGDRVWMRHAKAGELAERFDAYHVVVDGRVERTVPTYRGEHQNFG, from the coding sequence ATGACGACCTCCGCGACCACGTACGACACGGTGACGAAGGATCTCGATCCGCCGCTCGCCCTCGTCGACCTGGCCGCGTTCGACGCCAACGCCGCCGATCTGGTGGAGCGCGCCGCGGGCTTGCCGATCCGCCTGGTGAGCAAGTCCGTGCGCTGCCGCTACCTGATCGAGCGCGCGCTCGCGACGCCCGGGTTCGCCGGGTTGATGTGCTACTCGCTGGCCGAAGCCCTGTGGCACGCCGGCCTGGGCACGAGCGACGACATCCTGGTCGCCTATCCGACAGCCGATTTCGGCGCGCTGCGCGCACTCGCGGCCGACGAGCGGGCCCGCGCCACGATCACGATCGTGGTCGATTCGGCCGAGCACCTGGACCTCGTGGACGCCGCGCTGGGCCACGACCACCCGGAGATCCGGGTGTGCCTGGAACTCGACGCGTCCTGGCGGCCGCTGCCGTTCGTGCACGTCGGGACCCGCCGCTCGCCGGTCTTCACCGCGAAGCAGGCCGCGGCGCTTGCGCGGAAGATCGTGGCGCGCCAAGGCTTCCGCCTGACCGGGCTGATGGCCTACGAGGGCCAGATCGCCGGGCTGGGCGACGCCACCGGCAGCCGCGTCAACGACCTCGCCGTGCGCTGGATGCAGTGCCGGTCGTCGGCCGAGCTGTCCCGCCGTCGCACGGCCGCGGTGGAGGCGGTGCGGGAGGTCACCGACCTGGAGTTCGTCAACGGCGGCGGCAGCGGCAGCATCGAGCTGACCCGAGCCGACCGGGTGGTCACCGAGGTCGCGGCCGGGTCCGGGCTGATCGGCTCGACCCTGTTCGACGGCTACACCCGCTTCCGCCCGCAGCCCGCGGTCTTGTTCGCACTCCCGGTCGTCCACAAGCCGTCGCGCCGCATCGCCACGCTCTACTCCGGCGGTTTCGTCGCCTCCGGCCCGGCTTCGGCGAGCCGGCTGCCGTCCCCGTACCTGCCGGAAGGGTTGCGGCTGCTGCCGTTCGAAGGCGCCGGCGAGGTGCAGACTCCCGTGACCGGCAAGGCGGCCCGCGATCTGCGGGTCGGCGACCGGGTGTGGATGCGGCACGCGAAGGCGGGCGAACTCGCCGAGCGGTTCGACGCCTACCACGTCGTGGTGGACGGCCGGGTGGAGCGCACCGTGCCTACCTACCGGGGCGAACACCAGAACTTCGGCTGA
- a CDS encoding TetR/AcrR family transcriptional regulator: MSETQATTTPLRRQPVQQRSAKRVEQMLDASAELIDEVGYDALTTTLIAKRAGVAVGSLYQFFPDKRAVVRALTQRNLDRFVQAVSERLSREDPRHWWDVVDSVLDIYLEMHRTVPGFSKVHFGDVVDRQLLDDSRDNNRVIADSLADLVGKYIDLNTPRLSLAMTVAIEAADGLLKLAFHHDPEGDAEIVGETKHLIKQYLASRLGE; the protein is encoded by the coding sequence GTGTCGGAGACCCAGGCGACGACGACCCCGCTTCGCCGGCAGCCCGTCCAGCAGCGCAGCGCGAAGCGGGTCGAGCAGATGCTGGACGCGAGCGCCGAGCTCATCGACGAGGTCGGTTATGACGCGTTGACCACCACCCTCATCGCGAAGCGCGCGGGGGTCGCCGTCGGGTCGCTGTACCAGTTTTTCCCCGACAAGCGGGCGGTCGTGCGGGCGCTGACGCAACGCAACCTCGACCGGTTCGTGCAGGCCGTGAGCGAACGGCTGAGCCGCGAGGACCCGCGGCACTGGTGGGACGTCGTCGACTCGGTGCTGGACATCTACCTGGAGATGCACCGGACCGTGCCGGGCTTCTCGAAGGTCCACTTCGGCGACGTGGTGGACCGGCAGCTGCTCGACGACAGCCGGGACAACAACCGGGTCATCGCGGACTCGCTCGCCGACCTCGTCGGGAAGTACATCGACCTGAACACGCCGCGCCTGTCGCTGGCGATGACGGTCGCGATCGAGGCCGCGGACGGGCTGCTGAAGCTGGCCTTCCACCACGACCCCGAGGGCGACGCGGAGATCGTGGGCGAGACCAAGCACCTCATCAAGCAGTACCTGGCCTCGCGCCTCGGGGAGTAG
- a CDS encoding GH1 family beta-glucosidase yields the protein MENLAFPSGFLWGVSTSAFQIEGATSEDGRGPSVWDTFAPGRADVACDHYHRWPEDVALLTELGVGAYRFSFAWPRIQPTGSGAPNAAGLAFYDRLIDALCEADIAPVATVYHWDTPQPLEDDGGWLNREKAYRFAEYASVLGERFADRVRMWIPLNEPMVTTMFGYAIGEYAPGRTLLLDALPTAHHQHLAHGLAVQALRAAGASNIGTANHHCPVWPTSNAEADHDAARRLDALLNRAFSDPVLLGGYPAEIEPHLPAGYADDLVNIAQPLDFYGVNYYEPQGAAAPGEGSPLPFELRPIEGFPRTTNDSPIVPAALHELLVGLRDRYGERLPPVYLTENGASFDGVHDQERIDFLDAHLRSVAAAITAGVEVRGYFVWSLLDNFEWSKGYAPRFGLVHVDYETQRRTPKDSFHWYRKLVRA from the coding sequence GTGGAGAACCTCGCCTTCCCGTCCGGTTTCCTGTGGGGCGTGTCCACTTCGGCCTTCCAGATCGAGGGCGCGACCAGCGAAGACGGGCGCGGGCCGTCGGTGTGGGACACCTTCGCTCCTGGGCGGGCCGACGTCGCGTGCGACCACTACCACCGCTGGCCGGAGGACGTCGCGCTGCTGACCGAGCTGGGTGTCGGCGCCTACCGCTTCTCCTTCGCCTGGCCGCGGATCCAGCCGACGGGGTCCGGCGCGCCGAACGCAGCGGGCCTGGCCTTCTACGACCGGCTGATCGACGCGCTCTGCGAAGCGGACATCGCGCCGGTGGCGACGGTCTACCACTGGGACACCCCGCAACCGCTGGAGGACGACGGCGGCTGGCTGAACCGGGAGAAGGCATACCGGTTCGCCGAGTACGCCTCGGTCCTCGGCGAGCGCTTCGCTGATCGCGTGCGGATGTGGATCCCCCTCAACGAGCCGATGGTGACGACGATGTTCGGGTACGCGATCGGCGAGTACGCGCCCGGCCGAACACTGCTCTTGGACGCCCTCCCCACCGCACACCACCAACACCTCGCCCACGGCCTCGCGGTCCAGGCTCTGCGGGCCGCGGGTGCGTCGAACATCGGCACCGCCAACCATCATTGTCCAGTTTGGCCCACTTCAAACGCCGAAGCCGATCATGACGCGGCCCGCCGGCTGGACGCGTTGCTCAACAGAGCCTTTTCGGACCCGGTGCTGCTCGGCGGTTATCCCGCGGAAATCGAACCGCACCTTCCCGCCGGATACGCCGATGACCTGGTGAACATCGCACAACCGCTGGATTTCTACGGCGTCAACTATTACGAGCCGCAGGGCGCGGCGGCGCCCGGCGAGGGCAGTCCGCTGCCGTTCGAACTTCGCCCGATCGAGGGTTTTCCGCGCACCACCAACGACTCCCCGATCGTGCCGGCCGCGCTGCACGAGCTGCTGGTCGGCCTGCGCGACCGCTACGGCGAAAGGCTGCCGCCGGTCTACCTGACCGAGAACGGCGCGAGCTTCGACGGCGTTCACGATCAGGAGCGCATCGACTTCCTGGACGCGCACCTGCGGTCCGTCGCCGCCGCGATAACGGCGGGAGTTGAAGTCCGTGGGTATTTCGTTTGGTCGTTGCTCGACAATTTCGAATGGTCCAAGGGGTACGCGCCGCGGTTCGGCCTGGTGCACGTCGACTACGAAACGCAGCGCCGGACTCCCAAGGACTCCTTCCACTGGTACCGGAAGCTGGTGCGCGCATGA
- a CDS encoding MFS transporter, whose protein sequence is MTGTRTPDALAEPDVPVRAGWISLLFGANIGLWLGIYAPIQVLLPEQAERLDAADKELVFGIVTGAGAVVALLTNPLVGLASDRTRSRFGRRHPWTLAGALCGALGLVVLALAPNVAIMVVGWCLVQAGLGGMLATLTSAVPDRVPVGQRARIGGLVGISQMLGTVLGAVLVTVLVTSLPGGYLACAAVVVLGAAAFVLRTRDIALPRDWRPATGFRAVLRELWVSPRRHPDFAWAWGCHFLINLGNALGTFFLLFFLKDAVHHPDPDTGLLIMMGLYGVALVIGGLVVGPLSDRTGRRKPFVVGAAVVMAAAAVVLVLWQTWPAALAASPLLGIGFGAYWAVALAILTEVLPAAQDRAKDLGVINIANALPQVIAPVSATVILAELGGYPGLFAASAVATLAAGAFILGVRSVR, encoded by the coding sequence ATGACCGGAACGCGGACGCCCGACGCGCTCGCCGAGCCCGACGTCCCGGTCCGGGCCGGCTGGATCAGCCTGCTCTTCGGCGCGAACATCGGGCTGTGGCTGGGGATCTACGCCCCGATCCAGGTGCTGCTGCCGGAGCAGGCCGAACGCCTGGACGCCGCGGACAAGGAGCTGGTGTTCGGCATCGTCACCGGGGCCGGCGCGGTGGTCGCGCTGCTCACCAACCCGCTGGTCGGGCTGGCCTCGGACCGCACGCGCTCCCGTTTCGGTCGGCGGCACCCGTGGACGCTCGCGGGCGCGCTGTGCGGCGCGCTCGGCCTGGTGGTGCTGGCGCTGGCGCCGAACGTGGCGATCATGGTCGTCGGCTGGTGCCTGGTGCAGGCCGGGCTCGGCGGCATGCTCGCAACGCTCACCTCGGCGGTGCCGGACCGGGTCCCGGTCGGCCAACGGGCGCGGATCGGCGGCCTCGTCGGCATCAGCCAGATGCTCGGCACCGTTCTCGGCGCCGTGCTGGTGACGGTCCTGGTCACCAGCCTGCCCGGCGGCTACCTCGCCTGCGCCGCGGTGGTGGTGCTCGGCGCGGCGGCGTTCGTGCTGCGCACCAGGGACATCGCCCTGCCGCGGGACTGGCGCCCGGCGACCGGGTTCCGCGCGGTCCTGCGCGAGCTGTGGGTTTCGCCGCGGCGGCACCCGGACTTCGCGTGGGCCTGGGGCTGCCACTTCCTGATCAACCTCGGCAACGCGCTGGGCACGTTCTTCCTGCTGTTCTTCCTCAAGGACGCGGTGCACCACCCGGACCCGGACACCGGCCTGCTGATCATGATGGGCCTCTACGGCGTCGCGCTGGTGATCGGCGGCCTCGTGGTCGGCCCGCTGTCCGACCGGACCGGCCGCCGCAAGCCGTTCGTGGTGGGCGCGGCGGTGGTGATGGCCGCGGCGGCGGTGGTGCTGGTGCTGTGGCAGACCTGGCCTGCCGCGCTGGCGGCGTCCCCGCTGCTCGGGATCGGGTTCGGCGCGTACTGGGCGGTGGCGCTGGCCATCCTCACCGAGGTGCTGCCCGCCGCGCAGGACCGCGCAAAGGACCTGGGCGTCATCAACATCGCCAACGCGCTGCCACAGGTGATCGCGCCGGTCTCCGCCACCGTCATCCTGGCCGAGCTGGGCGGCTACCCGGGACTGTTCGCCGCGTCGGCGGTCGCGACGCTCGCGGCCGGGGCGTTCATCCTCGGCGTCCGCTCGGTGCGCTGA
- a CDS encoding helix-turn-helix domain-containing protein produces the protein MDAGDNTDARQGHPISSDAWEKREMREALAARNISAVYRNLRKEGISQRQIAALTGQSQSEVSEILKGRQVMAYDVLARIADGLGVPRGYMGLAYDEATEIQVVGAADEQQAEEDESVKRRNFLAHAAQVTMGAAILGSSPRAWAASPARTPAPGHIGMTDVRQVEAATRALRALDYQYGGGFCRDAVVAQLSWGQQMLDSSAATPVRSRLFVALADLHSLAGWTSFDSGLMDSARGHFANALELAKQGNNDHLVANILYRMGRVYLHQEAPNDALKLFQLGQIAAQESGSELAISVLAANQAWAYAMMGNEDQSLKLLGLAKDEFARANVAEAEDWVKFFNETDVYAMIGTVHTVLARGVDTKHTQYAIPALTRAIEAYGEDMQRSKVFNQAALATNHLIDGDIDHGARIGRLALESADGLKSARVKDRMMPMQEEAAKRRNNPDARDLDERISSFFAA, from the coding sequence ATGGACGCCGGTGACAACACTGATGCCCGCCAGGGACACCCGATCAGCTCGGATGCCTGGGAGAAGCGGGAGATGAGGGAGGCCCTGGCCGCCCGCAACATCAGTGCCGTGTACCGGAATCTGCGCAAGGAGGGCATCTCCCAACGCCAGATCGCCGCGCTCACCGGCCAGTCCCAGTCGGAGGTCTCGGAGATCCTCAAAGGCCGCCAGGTGATGGCCTACGACGTGCTCGCCCGGATCGCCGACGGACTGGGTGTCCCCCGTGGATACATGGGCCTCGCCTACGACGAGGCCACCGAGATTCAGGTCGTCGGCGCAGCCGACGAGCAGCAGGCTGAGGAGGACGAGTCCGTGAAGCGGCGGAACTTCCTCGCGCACGCCGCCCAGGTCACGATGGGGGCGGCCATCCTGGGATCGTCGCCGAGGGCATGGGCGGCGAGCCCCGCGAGGACGCCGGCACCCGGCCACATCGGGATGACCGACGTGCGCCAGGTCGAGGCTGCGACCAGAGCGCTGCGCGCGCTCGACTACCAGTACGGCGGCGGTTTCTGCCGCGACGCCGTGGTCGCGCAGCTGTCCTGGGGGCAGCAGATGCTCGACTCCTCCGCGGCCACCCCGGTCCGCTCGCGCCTGTTCGTGGCGCTGGCCGACCTGCACAGCCTGGCCGGTTGGACGTCGTTCGACAGTGGACTGATGGACTCCGCGCGCGGGCACTTCGCCAACGCGCTGGAGCTGGCCAAGCAGGGCAACAACGACCACCTGGTGGCCAACATCCTGTACCGGATGGGCCGGGTCTACCTGCACCAGGAGGCGCCCAACGACGCGCTCAAGCTGTTCCAGCTGGGACAGATCGCGGCGCAGGAATCCGGCTCCGAGCTGGCGATCTCCGTGCTGGCGGCCAACCAGGCGTGGGCCTACGCGATGATGGGCAACGAGGACCAGTCGCTCAAGCTGCTCGGCCTGGCGAAGGACGAGTTCGCCCGCGCCAACGTGGCCGAGGCCGAGGACTGGGTCAAGTTCTTCAACGAGACCGACGTCTACGCGATGATCGGCACCGTCCACACGGTACTGGCGCGCGGCGTCGACACGAAGCACACGCAGTACGCGATCCCGGCGCTGACCAGGGCGATCGAGGCCTACGGCGAGGACATGCAGCGCAGCAAGGTGTTCAACCAGGCCGCGCTGGCCACCAACCACCTCATCGACGGCGACATCGACCACGGCGCACGCATCGGCCGCCTGGCGCTGGAGTCGGCGGACGGCCTCAAGTCGGCCCGGGTGAAGGACCGCATGATGCCGATGCAGGAAGAAGCGGCCAAGCGCCGCAACAACCCGGACGCCCGCGACCTCGACGAACGCATCAGTTCGTTCTTCGCGGCATAG
- a CDS encoding phosphotransferase family protein, whose product MRTVADELDGRFTKEKLAAVLAEACALLGLDHRGARLLRFTNNAVYELAGAPVVMRIVGSRALRHRVAKVVEVARHFEANDVPAIRLLPGVGQPIHVGEHVVTAWVRVPPGERRANAADLGRLLRRVHALPAPDGVGEWAPLADVRARVADAEELDPDDRRFLLRRSAEVEAALGELEFPLERSLIHGDAHPGNVIVGPDGPVLCDFDSACFGPPEWDLTPLAVGRERFGDPAGRYRMLADVYGFDVTAWDGFAVLRAARELKLVTSVLPILRSHPHVRGELRRRLGDLRAGRAGTEWARYR is encoded by the coding sequence ATGCGCACCGTCGCGGACGAGCTGGACGGCCGGTTCACCAAGGAGAAACTGGCCGCCGTGCTGGCCGAGGCGTGCGCCCTGCTGGGTCTGGACCACCGTGGCGCCCGGCTGCTGCGGTTCACCAACAACGCGGTCTACGAGCTGGCCGGCGCGCCGGTCGTGATGCGCATCGTCGGGTCGCGTGCGCTGCGGCACCGGGTCGCCAAGGTCGTCGAGGTCGCACGGCACTTCGAGGCCAACGACGTGCCTGCGATCCGCCTGCTGCCCGGCGTCGGCCAGCCGATCCACGTCGGCGAGCACGTCGTCACCGCGTGGGTCCGGGTGCCGCCGGGCGAGCGCCGCGCGAACGCCGCCGACCTGGGCAGACTGCTGCGCCGGGTGCACGCCCTGCCCGCGCCGGACGGTGTCGGCGAGTGGGCGCCGCTGGCGGACGTGCGGGCCCGCGTGGCCGACGCCGAGGAGCTCGACCCGGACGACCGCCGGTTCCTGCTGCGCCGGAGCGCCGAGGTCGAAGCCGCGCTCGGCGAGCTGGAGTTCCCGCTGGAACGGAGCCTGATCCACGGCGACGCGCACCCGGGCAACGTGATCGTCGGCCCGGACGGACCGGTGCTGTGCGACTTCGACTCCGCGTGCTTCGGCCCGCCGGAATGGGACCTCACGCCGCTGGCCGTCGGTCGCGAGCGGTTCGGGGACCCTGCGGGCCGGTACCGCATGCTCGCCGACGTCTACGGCTTCGACGTCACCGCCTGGGACGGGTTCGCGGTGCTGCGGGCCGCCCGCGAGCTCAAGCTCGTGACGAGCGTGCTCCCGATTTTGCGCAGCCACCCGCACGTGCGCGGCGAGCTGCGGCGGCGGCTGGGCGACCTGCGCGCGGGCCGTGCCGGCACGGAGTGGGCCCGCTACCGCTAG
- a CDS encoding copper resistance D family protein — MTTAAGATSQVRYQAIVAIVTAALAGALIGVALTATAPVPGVAEVSEVVSAAIPIVRVLLDLAAVTTIGLALLSVLVGYDRPKLTEPIMRRARPIALAASLVWTTTALVTLVLQTAEYRPQVPTVSFADIWDYVVQVGAGKALLVVAVLALVQVGLGVLTLRHGEKVPAEVRVGLGLFALLPLPVTGHAANWDYHDYTMISMELHVMGAVAWTGGLGAMVVLLAANRTLLAHALPRFSKLATLCLVLVSATGLFNAVVEILLNPTISLFTALFTTPYGQLVVLKMMCAAGIAVLGAMVRWKLMPRIVRHERTALATWATLELTAMGLAFGFAVVLTRAPVS, encoded by the coding sequence ATGACCACGGCGGCCGGGGCCACCTCGCAAGTCCGTTACCAGGCGATCGTCGCGATCGTCACCGCGGCGCTGGCCGGCGCGCTGATCGGCGTCGCGCTGACGGCCACCGCGCCGGTGCCCGGGGTGGCGGAGGTCAGCGAGGTGGTCTCGGCCGCCATCCCGATCGTCCGTGTGCTGCTCGACCTGGCCGCGGTGACGACGATCGGGCTCGCCCTGCTGTCCGTGCTGGTCGGGTACGACCGGCCGAAGCTGACCGAGCCGATCATGCGCCGCGCCCGTCCGATCGCGCTGGCCGCGTCGCTGGTGTGGACGACGACCGCGCTGGTCACGCTCGTCCTGCAGACCGCCGAGTACCGGCCGCAGGTGCCGACCGTGAGCTTCGCCGACATCTGGGACTACGTGGTGCAGGTCGGCGCGGGCAAGGCGCTGCTCGTCGTCGCCGTGCTCGCGCTGGTCCAGGTCGGGCTCGGGGTGCTGACGCTGCGGCACGGCGAGAAGGTGCCTGCCGAGGTGCGCGTCGGGCTCGGCCTGTTCGCCCTGCTGCCGCTGCCGGTGACCGGGCACGCGGCGAACTGGGACTATCACGACTACACGATGATCTCGATGGAGCTGCACGTCATGGGCGCGGTCGCGTGGACCGGCGGCCTCGGCGCGATGGTCGTGCTGCTCGCGGCGAACCGGACGCTGCTCGCGCACGCGCTGCCGCGGTTCTCCAAGCTGGCCACGCTGTGCCTGGTCCTGGTGTCGGCGACCGGGCTGTTCAACGCGGTCGTGGAGATCCTGCTCAACCCGACGATCAGCCTGTTCACCGCGTTGTTCACCACGCCGTACGGGCAGCTCGTGGTGCTCAAGATGATGTGCGCGGCGGGGATCGCCGTGCTCGGGGCGATGGTCCGGTGGAAGCTGATGCCGCGGATCGTCCGGCACGAGCGGACCGCGCTCGCGACGTGGGCGACCCTCGAGCTGACCGCCATGGGGCTCGCGTTCGGCTTCGCGGTGGTGCTCACCCGCGCCCCGGTCAGCTAA
- a CDS encoding copper resistance CopC family protein — MRRLLVTVATALVALVVTATPALAHNVLVSSDPAKDAVLATGPSKITLTFDAPVQGGNVNQVSVTGPGGTQWAEGDVQISSNVVTVGVRPLGPAGQYTVGFRILSADGHPVTGEVPFTLTTAGNGTPATASAATGADTAAPAAQSGGGVPVWVWILGAVVLLAIGLTLALRMGREKA, encoded by the coding sequence GTGCGCCGCCTGCTCGTCACGGTCGCCACCGCACTGGTCGCACTGGTCGTCACCGCCACCCCGGCGCTGGCGCACAACGTGCTCGTTTCGTCCGACCCGGCCAAGGACGCCGTGCTCGCGACCGGGCCGTCGAAGATCACGCTGACCTTCGACGCGCCGGTGCAGGGCGGCAACGTCAACCAGGTCTCGGTCACCGGCCCCGGCGGCACCCAGTGGGCGGAGGGCGACGTGCAGATCAGCAGCAACGTCGTCACCGTCGGCGTGCGGCCGCTCGGCCCGGCCGGGCAGTACACCGTCGGGTTCCGGATCCTGTCCGCCGACGGGCACCCGGTGACCGGCGAGGTGCCGTTCACCCTCACCACGGCGGGCAACGGCACCCCGGCCACGGCCAGCGCCGCGACCGGGGCCGACACGGCCGCGCCCGCCGCGCAGTCCGGCGGCGGGGTTCCGGTGTGGGTGTGGATCCTCGGCGCGGTGGTCCTGCTGGCCATCGGGCTGACGCTGGCTCTGCGGATGGGCAGGGAAAAGGCATGA
- a CDS encoding YcnI family protein, whose protein sequence is MTNNAVIRRGLVLAGTVGIAGLLGAGVASAHVTANVLGSEPQQGGYGAITFRVPNEEENAATVKVEIDFKPEYAISSVRYQPIPGWTAEVTKTPLPAPVKNGKGLDVTEAVTKIVFTAQPGTKIGPGETQYQDFGITAGSLPAVDELVLPAIQTYDNGAVVAWDQVQAAGAAEPEHPAPTVSLAAASTSGDSHHAKTAAAQAAAEESASTDDTARWLGGAGLVVGALGLGVGAGAVLRSRQASK, encoded by the coding sequence ATGACGAACAACGCCGTCATCCGGCGCGGGCTCGTGCTGGCCGGCACCGTCGGGATCGCGGGTCTGCTGGGCGCGGGCGTCGCGTCCGCGCACGTCACGGCCAACGTCCTCGGCTCGGAGCCGCAGCAGGGCGGGTACGGGGCGATCACCTTCCGCGTGCCGAACGAGGAGGAGAACGCCGCCACCGTCAAAGTGGAGATCGACTTCAAGCCGGAGTACGCGATCAGCTCGGTGCGGTACCAGCCGATCCCGGGCTGGACCGCGGAGGTCACCAAGACCCCGCTGCCGGCGCCGGTCAAGAACGGCAAGGGCCTCGACGTCACCGAGGCGGTCACGAAGATCGTCTTCACCGCTCAGCCGGGCACCAAGATCGGCCCCGGCGAGACCCAGTACCAGGACTTCGGCATCACCGCGGGCTCGCTGCCCGCGGTCGACGAACTGGTCCTGCCCGCGATCCAGACCTACGACAACGGCGCGGTCGTGGCGTGGGACCAGGTCCAGGCGGCCGGCGCGGCGGAGCCGGAGCACCCGGCGCCCACCGTGTCGCTGGCCGCGGCTTCGACCTCGGGTGACTCGCACCACGCGAAGACCGCCGCCGCGCAGGCCGCGGCGGAAGAGTCCGCCTCGACCGACGACACGGCCCGCTGGCTCGGCGGCGCCGGACTGGTCGTCGGCGCGCTCGGACTCGGTGTCGGCGCCGGGGCGGTCCTGCGCTCCCGGCAGGCGTCGAAGTAG
- a CDS encoding ABC transporter permease, whose product MNLFEYVADRWSRLGLQAWLHVSAVVQCTIIAAVIGVLIGVAVYRSPIGSALATALASTVLTIPSFALIGLLIPVVGLGVAPSVIPLVLYALLPIVRNTIVGLSGVDPAVTDAAKGIGMSRFGVLTRVELRLAWPAILAGMRVATQMLMGIAVIAAYAKGPGLGSEVFAGLTNAGSTNSMNQALTGTIGVVVLALILDGIYVLISRFTVPRGVRV is encoded by the coding sequence ATGAACCTGTTCGAGTACGTGGCCGATCGGTGGAGCAGGCTCGGGCTGCAGGCCTGGCTCCATGTGAGCGCCGTGGTGCAGTGCACGATCATCGCCGCCGTCATAGGTGTGCTGATCGGCGTCGCGGTCTACCGCAGCCCCATCGGATCGGCCCTGGCCACAGCGCTGGCCAGCACGGTCCTCACCATCCCGTCGTTCGCGCTGATCGGCCTGCTGATCCCGGTCGTCGGGCTCGGCGTCGCGCCCAGCGTGATCCCGCTCGTGCTGTACGCGCTGCTGCCGATCGTGCGGAACACCATCGTCGGGCTGAGCGGGGTCGACCCCGCCGTCACCGACGCCGCCAAGGGCATCGGGATGAGCCGGTTCGGTGTGCTCACGCGCGTCGAGCTGCGCCTGGCCTGGCCCGCGATCCTGGCCGGCATGCGCGTCGCGACCCAGATGCTGATGGGCATCGCGGTGATCGCCGCCTACGCCAAGGGGCCCGGGCTGGGGTCGGAGGTGTTCGCCGGGCTGACCAACGCGGGCAGCACCAACTCCATGAACCAGGCCCTCACCGGCACGATCGGCGTGGTCGTCCTCGCGCTGATCCTCGACGGCATCTACGTCCTGATCTCCCGCTTCACCGTTCCCAGGGGTGTCCGTGTCTGA